The sequence CAGAGTTCGAACAACAAGCACAGAATCGAGAGTTTCATGCCCTATATTTTTTAACCCTCAAGCGACAGTGAAGATTGCACCATTGCCTGATGTGGTTGAGAAGGATGGGATGGCTCATTACAATGAGGTCTTATTTCAAGATTACTTGAGCAACTTTTTGAACAAGGCTCATACAGGGAAGAGGTGTCTTGATTCTGCAAAGATCAGTTAGTCTTCCTAAGTTAAAATGCGTTGAACCCACATCAGTTTGGATTTCCATTCCCTTTTCCTGGTGAATTATTCTCAAGTTTTTggtgtttctccttttcccttGTGTGACACAACAGTCTTTATGCCTCAAGTAAAATTAAACTTATTATATATAGACAACTTGTTCACATTGTTTGCGTCCCAGCCATAGTTAGTAAAGTCGCATATTAAATGCATATTCAAAcctttaattgaaaaaaaaaattgtttaaaaagaatttttttcttcagtatATTTCTATAGATACAgtaaaaacacgattttttacAATATTGTATATTAAACACGTATAATTTGTGTTAAATGTATTACATTTTAAAGTTCgttgctttttaaaaaaaataataaataaataaaacctaaaaataaagtgaacaCATTTCAGGTGTTCACATTCTATCTCCAATAGAGTTAAATATCTTTCActatgttagagagagagaaagagatgtggGGTCGGCACCCAGGGGAACAAGTCGTGGGATCGAATCCTGTcatacgcattgtgtgagtatgtgtgtgtgtgtgtgttttcatTGTTTATTCTGAATCCACCCAtaggttgcccagatggttagggcgaactggggattgtgtggattaggtgcACGGTCTCTAGTTCGATTcctcatctgtgcatctgcgatttaagtggagatcatagCGGTggattgctgtgctagtctccccgaggattagtcgatgTGCACGTAAGTTGGCCCGGACacctttggttaacaaaaaaaaaaaaaaaaaaaaaaaaagagtaaaggcGATGATACTATATCAAAATCTattaccaaataaaataaagtgatAATGGAGGCTAGTTTTTTGGGAAATTTATATCCTCCTTCCCTTGCATTTGTCCTTATTATATCTATTCTCTCGTGTTTCGTTTATTACATGTAAACCCACCCAACCTAACACCGTGAGAGGCTTTTGAGGATCAATCCATTAAGTGGAGCCTTATTTCAATTAATACTCACTTTGCCCTTCTTTCATGTTTGTCATCAACCTTCCTTCCAATGAACGGGGAAGGGAAACCTCTCACACTTTGAAAGAGATCACCAATACCTATCTTCTTGGGCGATGAAAGGCACCAATCTTCTCCAGCAAGAAAAGGGTTGTGTGCCTCTCGATTTATGCCCAAACCACTCTCTTTTAgtctcaatttttctctttgCGTCTTTATCGTCTTCTTGACGCCCTTCTTCGCTCGATTGATTCACACCCACAAGTAATTACAGTGATAAGCTAAACCGATTACAAATCCCAAAACCGAAATTAACCCACAAAGAAGGCCATGAGATGAACGGCCCTAAAACAGTGGGAGACCTTGGCAAGAACTTGGTGGAACTCGAAATTGGATATGTGTGTCCATCAAACCTGGTTTATTGATAAGactgtttaatttcatttatgcatgtcatttatttattggttggacttgtaagttgttccatgggttttcaTCTAAAATTATTCTTGGCTAGGGATAGGAGTGGAAATCCTGTTCATATGGTCGTTACATTGTATGTTACCAGGGATGTGATTCCAATATATAAAGGTAAACACACATACTGTGAACCTATAAAAAAGAATTTGATGAGAATCTCGGCCAGTTGTGTGAAAATGAGATTCATACCCGTCACTTGACCTTTGACCTGAGAGATCCTATTTGTTGCAATGTTGTATCATGTGTTTGGGTTCCTACCAATACCCAGATGGTCCTAGGATTGCCATTTGAGATTGAATTCAAACATTCGAGACAACATTTCCAATCCTAAAATCACTAAATCGTATTTTTTCAATTAACTGAATTAATCCAAGGGGATGAGTTCTTTCAATTGAACAAGGCGATTGTGGAACTTGCAAGGAAACCCAATGTTTCCGATTTCTGCCCCTCACTAAGATGGCTTGACCCACAGGGCAAAAGAAGGGCTATGGAACAGAAACAGAGAGGGGCTTTGGAGATTGTTGCTGGCCTTGTCAAGGACAGAATTCGAGAACAGAGCTTGAACCAAGATTACAAGAAGGATTTCCTTGGTGCCTCATCAGAATTTCAAGGAAACAGGGAAGACGATGATGTAAGCCCACAATAATACGAGAATCAGATCTCAATAAAATGATATTCTTGAGAGATTACTCCCAAAATGCAGCAACTCCACCACCACCTCTCCTTTCAATTCCATGGAAGTCTTGATCTCCTCCATCATCTTCAAACCGATTTCACACCGGAAAGCCTCAAAACTAGAGATTATCTTGGGGCTAAAGAAGTGTCTGGGTAGCTGAGAATCTGAGATTCTCCTAAGTTCCTCCCAATACTGTTCAAATGGAACGAAACCCATGGCTCTGTGAAACAGAAGCTCGTAGGCAGATTCTTTAACAGGTTGATCCACAAAGGCGAACTGCTGAGAATCTCTTTTGCAGTTTCAGGTCGGCTTGAGATGAGGAGAgataagagaagggaagggattTTCAATAAGGACAAATGTGAGGAAAGATTAAtgtaaatttctttctttttttttttttttttttttgtaataatagACTAGTCGATTGGATTGTGGATCTAGTCCTCGAAAATGATTCTCCTaccactaaaaataaaaatcaattaaaagaaaagagagattaattagagtccaagtgtggatcaaacaccatacGTAAATCATTCTTATACGAGTATCTGATCTGAACTCAATTTATTGGGGGTGGATGTGAATTTCATTTTACGATCCACTTTCGTGTATCATGTAGAGATTATTTAATGGTTGGacttttacatttttattttctattcttgGTAGGAGGAATTTTACACAATTGGTTTAGGAAACTCAACCCATTAAAGAATTATAAAAACTTATCAATCATTAAGAGAGCTATTCAATCGTCGGTTGATAATCCTTCACAGTAGTGAGGGAAGCAAGGGTGTAAACACCTAGGCATCATTTGATAACATTTCcgttatttctgtgtctagaaacagcagaaacggttttttcacgtttttaaaaataaaaacgaattttttggtgtttgataaacctatttctcgaaacgttttatgtagacataatgccattaaggctccgtttgatatcatttctatttcagaaacgatgtttcgtgtcaaaagcaaaaatttaagtttctgtgtcaaaatgttaTTTTAAAACGAAAAAAGGATGTTTGgtgggtagaaatcgtctgaaattcccatctcgtacaattctatacaattccaccctaaacggctgacacgtgtaaatattttatatctacggttcagattaatcCACCCTAATACAatgttaatcaaccataatacaaccataatacaatctgAATCGTAGATATagaatatttacacgtgtcagccatttagggtggaattgcatggaattgtacaagatgagaatttcagacgatttctagtGAATCTGTTTAAATGACAGTTTCGAAACCCCAAGGATGTAAACTCAAATGTTCTAAGATCAGAGACCAAATCAGACAGAGGAAATTAAACTCTCATcaagaaagaattaaaatctGGATTGCAAATAAATCATTAATTCACAGAAACAAATAACAAAAGACCTCACAATCTTTAATCAAAATTTCTGCAACTTCAAGCATATGGATTCCAACAAGCAACAAGAAGCCGATCGAAAACCCTAACTGTAGCAACAAATGGTGTTTTAAGATCCAAATCTGAATCATAGTGTGTACTTGAAGCTGATGAACGACGAAGAATAGGGCGGCAACGACGTCTCTCTTCTCTGCGACAAATCAGGTTTTTctgctttgaaaaaaaaaaaaaaaaataagggcaaTATGAGGTTGAAGAACAGAGAAGAGGGTAGAAGGAAAATATGAGATGCAGGGCGGCAACATTACATGTTGTGAAGAGAGCCAAGGGCGGCAGCGGCGTCTCTCCGAGTTTGAGAGGACTGGTTGCGTTTGGAAGTCGACGGCCGTGACTGAAGAGAAGGAACTAAGATCGATCTGAAGTCGACGGACGTGACTGAAGTCGACCGTCGACAGCCGTGATCTGAAGTCGACGGCCGTGACTTTGGGAACCAGATTGAAGAGGATCGAAGATCGAGAATCGAAATTACACAGTAGAAATCTCAAATCGATCTGAAGTCGACGGCCGTGACTGTTGAGAAGGAACGAACTCTGCCTGAAAACGAAGTGAATCGGTTGCTGGTTGCTGGTTGCGGTTTCTatttaaagatgaagaagacgaaTGAGAGGATTCTCAGGAGCTTCGATTACGGACTTGAACAACATTTTTAGGAGATCTGCAGACTCTGCCACCACCGAGGGAGACTCGAACAACATTTTTAGGAGAACCGTCCCAAAACTGGGGATCGGAGACCGACGGAGATCGACGGAGATCTGGTGACCGACGGAGATCTGGTGACCCTGAGAGAGATCGGAGACCGACGGAGATCTGGTGACTCTGACACCACTGACGGAGAGACTGAGACCGACGGAGACTGAGACCGACGGAGATCTGGTGACTCTGCCACCACCGACGGAGATCTGGAAATTCTGCCATCAAACGAAATTGCAGCTTCTGCTCTTTGATCAGCTTCAACTGCAGACTCCCTTCGGGTTCGATCGGGTATTCTAAGTCAGGGGAAAAGCAGGGAAAGATCTCTGAGAGTCTGAGGAAGTGACTCGGATCTTCTTGAGGATTTTGTgagaaaaatttggaaaaatcacAGCATCGGTTAGGAGTTCTCAGGGAAGGTTCTGCACTTCTACCCCATCGATTCCTCTCGGCTTGACTTAATTTTTCCAGATCTAAGTTTTATGAAGGGTAGGAATCAGAATGTCTGAGAGCCCTTTCACAGTCACAGGGGATGGTCCAGGAGGTGGCTTCCCGCCGGAAAGGGGAAGGCAACTCCGGTTAACAGACTTTTGGAAGGCTCATCCTCCAATGGAGAAGGCGGTTTTGGATGGAGGAAAGGAGCCTTCTGCTGCTGCAAATAAATCTTTCGCCTCCATTGTTGGTTCTGATACCGAAGCTTCTGCAAAAGTGACCGTCTCAACTGATCAAATTCCACACAAATCTTATGCGAATGTGGTAGGCTCAAACATACCTATGGTGGATGAACTGCCCGACCCTGTTCATGCAGGGAATTCGACCAAGGTGATCATTCCCCAGGAGGCTTATGAGGATAGATTACTAAAATATCGATTTGCCCTGATAGGCAGAATCAATTTTCGTTTTCTTTCCCTGGATGATGTTCGCAGAGAAGCCCGTGAATTTTGGAAATTGAAAGGTAAAGTGAAGATGATACCAATGGGTAAGGGCTTCACGATCTTCCAATTTGAGTCTGAGCTTGACATGGCCCAGATGTGGAAGCGAAGCCCTGTGAAGATTGGAGGTCAACTCGTTCGGTTTCAAAGATGGCGTCCAGATTTTAACATCCatgaaaaattgatcaataagGTCCTGGTTTGGGTGCGTTTTCCAGATCTTcctctggaatattggcatgaaaaggtATTATTGACAATGGCCAAGGCAGTAGGGAGGCCAGTTGGTCTCGATCAACGCACCAAAAGCGTTATATACGGAAATTATGCTCGTGTTCTAGTGGAAATGGAAGTGGGGGTTCCAAGGCTGGAGGAAATCCAAGTGGAACGCAAACAGCCTGGGACTCAAATTTTGTTCTGGTTCAAGCAGCAGTTGATATACGAGGATTCATTGGGCAAATGCGGTTTCTGCAAAAAACTGGGGCACCAAGTTCACGCCTGCCAAGAAAAGAAGGCCTATGACGAGCGGCAGAATGCTCGAGCCAATGCAGAGATACCAGGGGCGGTGTATGAAGAAGACAGAGTCAACTCGGGAACGAATAACTCACCGGTTTGCATCAAcacttctttggaaagaagggACCACGATCTtgtgatttcaaattcaaaaagtgTGAACAATGATGGAGTAATGGCGGGGGCTTGTCTTCCTCTTAATTCTCTGCCTCAGTTACCAAATGTGGAAGAAGGtgagattttaattgatttgaattctCCATCTCACAattcaattattcctattttggaAAATCTGGAAACGGCTCAGGAGGGGGAGATTTTAAATAAGGAAGCTCATGATAGTGAGGAAATACAGTCGGAATCTTCTGATTCAGATAAGGAGGTGTTATTTTCTGATGATGAGGTGGGCCGGTCTGATGAGGAGTCTTCCTCTGAATCTGAGCAGGAATCAAACCGGGATATGGTTAAGGAAGGAGAACCGAACCAGTTGGGTTCAGTTTTAATCACTGGACCGTTGGAGCTTCAGCAGCAGGTGAACAAGGCTATGGCATCCTCCTCTCAGGGTGGGGTGAGGTCTTCTGCTCGTCACACAAGGACAGGGGTGTCCCTAGGTAGTTCTCGAGGAGGTCTGACAGGCAGGGGGGGTCGTGCAGTGATGAATAGGGAGTATACTGCCCCATTGCAGCTCCCTTTGAGTAGGAAGGAGATTGCTCGGATGGGAGTTCAAGTGGTCGACAAGGCAGCAGAGATGATTGAGAAAGGAATTGACgcaggggagaaaaagaaaaagaaaaagaaaggtggtGGTCAGACCTTGAGGTCGGACAAGTCTAACGGAACATCTTTTTAATTATGCGGATTTTTTATTGGAATATCCGAGGTGTTCGAAAGGCAGCGGCTTCTAGAGCGTTGCATATTTTTCTTCGTGATCACTCCCCTGATGTGGTGTGTATTGCAGAGCCCATGgtggattctttttctttccctgctCGTTTTTTTAATCGACTGGGATTCATGTCTGAATTTATCCATAACTCCCGTCTTGAAAAAGTGCCAAACCTATGGGTAGTCTGGAAAAATTCTCTTGCGAGGCCTGTGGTGGTTCAGTCTTCAGAGCagatgatttcagtttctatgcaaTGGAATGGTCAGCGGGTTGTGGTTTCTGTGATTCATGCTTCGTGTTTCAGGGCAGAGCGTAGGaatctttgggtggagatgGGCATTGTGGCTGCCCTGTTCTGTCCATGGGTTGTTTTGGGGGACTTTAATGCCACACTATATTCCCATGAGAAGAGGGGTCCTGGTAGATTCAATGTGGGTTCCGCGGCAGAATTCCAGGccatggtggatgcttgtgaTTTGATTAGCTCTCCTTCCCAAGGATCCAATTTTACCTGGACAAACAATAGATGTAGAGGACATGTGGCGGCAAGGCTTGACAGAAGTTTTTTCAATGCTCAATGGTTGGACGTTTTTGGTGATTGTGGTCAGAAGGTGCTCCATAGATCAATTTCAGATCATGCTCCAATCCTTTTTTCCTCAGCAGCGATTCCTAAGCCTCGAAATGCCCCTTTCAGACTTCATCGTTTTTGGATGAAAGAGGAATCCTTTGTGGACCTGGTGAGGGATGTGTGGTCTAGGGAGGTTAGGGGTGGTCCCATTGGCAGGCTGGCATATAAATTAAGTGAAGAGTGCTCTAAAAGGGTGGGCAAGACAGACTTTCCCTAACTTCGATGTAGCTCTTAAAGATGCTACTGCAGAAGTGGAGGAAGTCCAGCGAACTATTGACCAGATAGGGATGTCTGATGAGTTATACTCCAGAGAAGCAGAGGCGAAATCTAAGCTCTTGAAAGCAGTGGAGATGCACGAAAAgctttgggctgaaaaagctcgcTGCAATTGGGCGAAACTTGGAGACCgtaactcaaaattttttcatctatCGGTTAAGGTGCGACGTATAAAAAACAGCATTCGTgctttgaaaaaacaagatggtACAATGGTCTCTGAGCCGCTGCAGATGGCAGAatatgtgtcatttttttttgaaaattttcataaagcgGACCATTGCATAGATCATATGGAGCTGTTGCAGGTGATTCCTAATGAGGTGAATAGCGAGGACTCTTCCATATTAGAAACTATTCCTGCCAGAgaagagattaagaaggtggtaTGGGGGTTGGatccagatagctctcctggtcctgatgggttcccaGGTGCTTTCTTTAAACAGTGTTGGGAGATAGTGGGTGACGATTTTTGTGGGGCTGTGATTGCTTTCTTCCGCGGTGGGAAGCTTCCGAATGGGGTAAATAACAGTTTTGTGACGctaattccaaaggtggagggagcgGTCTCTCTGGATAAATTTCGCCCCATCTGCATGGCAAACTTTTTCTGTAAAGTCCTATCAAAGATCATGGCTGAGAGGTTATCTTGCCTTCTTCCTCGATTGGTGTCAGATGAGCAAGGGGCGTTCCAGAAAGGTAAGATTATTTCATCTAATATTGGATTAGCCTCTGAGCTTACTAATTTATTACATACATCTGTCAGAGGGGGTGGCATGGGTATTAAGATTGACGTGCAGAAAGCCTATGACACATTgtcatgggattttctttttgcggtcttgaaaaaatttggctTTTCGGATGTTTGGTTAGCTTGGATtcatgaaattttggtttcttctagaATTTCAGTTTTATTGAATGGTGGTCCAGTGGGTTTCTTTGGAGTTGAGAAAGGTTTGCGACAAGGGGATCCGCTATCTcctatgctttttattttggcagaagaagtgttgtgcaggggtctaaatggtctattaaaggaaggaaaactgAAGGCGCTTCCTGGTCCTAGAGGTGCTACTGTCCCCAATCATCTGCTTTTCgcggatgatatttttatcttcatgaacGCAGGAGCAAAACATGTTAGATGTCTGAGAGAATTCCTGATTAATTACCAAGAATTTTCTGGCCAAAAAATAAGCTTGGAGAAgagtaaggtttttttttgcAAAGTCGCCCCTCACAGGAAGAGGTATATTTCTGATTTGCTGGGTATCCCAATTTGCTCTCTTCCGACGAAGTACCTTggggttgagatcttcaagggcgctgtcaagaaggataggatgcttcctcttatggataaaattaaatctcgtttaCAGGGATGGCAAGGCAAACTCCTTTCAATGGCTGGTCGTGCAGAGCTCATTCGGTCTGTGATCTTAGGTATGCCTattcataatttttccatttattggtggcctgaatcGGTGATTAAAACGGTGGAACGCTGGATTAGGAATTTCCTATGGTCTGGGGATATTTCCACAGTGAAGAAAATCACTGTGAAATGGGAAGAGATATGCCgacctaaggaggaagggggtttagGTATCAGGCGATTGAGGGATGTCAACTGTGCAGTGATTAGCAAACTTGTGTGGCAAATGAAGCATGAAGGATCTGCTTTTAGTTCCTTTTTGCGGGCTAGATTTGTGAATGAAGGTGGAGACCTCAAGAAGAGTTATAGAGCATCTTCAGTGTTTAAAGGAATTGCGAAGATGTGGAATTTTGTATCTCTATCTGAGCGGTGGATGGTGGGTACAGGTGAGGACATATTTTTTTGGAAGGATCGATGGATAGGTCCTTTGTCTATTGCTgagctctcccccctccctttgtccCATTTTTCCTATAGCAATTGCAGAGTGGTAGATTTTATTGAAGATGGTAAGTGGTGTTTTCCCCCTATTCAGTCTGAATTTTTAAAAGATATATTCAAAGCTATAGGGAATATATCTTTGCCACAGGGTCAGAAAGACCGATGCTGCTGGTCTCTATCCTCCTTAGGAGCTTTCTCCACTAAATCGGCCTGGGAAGCATTGAGAAAGGTTTCTCCTAAAGTGGGCTGGGCAAAAATGGTGTGGAGCTCGGTTTTGATCCCCCACCAATCAGTTTTTGGCTGGAGACTTATACATGGAAAGCTTCCTTGTGATgacaaggtaaaaagaaaaggagtgcTGCTCCCTTCTAGGTGTGAGGTGTGCAATAAGGCTGAGGAGTCTATAAATCACTTGTTCTTGAAATGTGATGGAGCTGTCTACATTTGGAGGGCGTTTGCTGAAGTATTTGGTTTTCATTGGTCCTATCAAGGGAATGATTTTTTAGCGCATGTTTCATGGTGgactcaaaaatccaaatccattggACTGTCTCAATTGTGGATGGCTGGTTTGATTCTTGTTCCatactttatttggatggaaaggaattcgaGAAGATTTAGGGGTCTCCATCGATCTTATGGTCAAGTCTTTCATACAATAATGGAGGAAATTAGAAGACGTGGCCCAGGAAAAAAAGACAGAATAAAATCTCGACTAGATTCTGAGAGATGCTTGAAGCTTAATATAGAGGTGCCAAGAAGGAAGATTAAAGGGGTGCAAGAAATTTTCTGGCTGCCTCCGATGGATGGATGGTGGAAGCTAAATTGTGATGGCTCGtccttgggtaatccagggaatgcTGGAGCAGGTGGCATTATAAGGGACAGCAAGTGCCAGATTGTAGCGATTTATAGCTCCTATTTAGGAATAGCTTCAAATTTCCATGCTGAATTTCAAGCtttaattgaaggaattgagagagcaagagagctgaattgtgcatctctgtggattgaatgtgattcgggCGCTGTGGTGCTCATGTTTCAAAGGGGCTGGGTCCCGTGGTTTGTTTGGCAAAGGTggtcttcccttatttcttatctcggtggtataagatggaaaatcactcattgttaTCGAGAGGCAAACCCTATAGCAGATTTCCTGGCGCAGATGGCTGCTAAgaaggaagcatctacatcagtGGTGGCATGGCCTCCTGAGGTGCTTGACTTCATGGCTGAGGATGCGATGGGCAGATCgcgattcagattttattagtttttctttttctgttatttGGCCTAGCACCTATCTttccgctgatggcaatgccgtaggtgggGATGGGTTCTAGGTGGGGtgatttctggtttttttttgtttttctttggatCCTCTTTTTATGGATCTTCTTTGtaaagtttcttcttttttcccttttctcttaatATGAATGaccctttagaaaaaaaaaagtgggctTTTCAAAACAGATTAGCCACTGAGTCACAGTGCTTGTAGTATATGAGATATAGTTGTAAAAGAAATTCATGTTCATAATTGAAAGCATTAGCCACTGAGTCACCGTGCTTGTACTATATGAGAGATAGTTGTAAAAGAAATTCATGTTCATAATTGAAAGCATTCTTGGCGGGGAGAAAGATGCTCTTAATAGCCAAAAACTATGGAAAGAGAGAGCATGAGCTATCTCACAGGGTCGGTTGTTGCTGTGAGATGCTCTTAATTAAGGATTCAGTTATCCGTATTGATATCGGTATTAGTTTCGGTTGATATCCATTCAATATTGATTTAGGATTGACTGTATCAATCTGAATTGTTACTCTTATCtttgattaaaaataataataataataagttttttctttttttttctttttttggtgataATTTTACCCCTAGTACCAATACAATACCTTTTCAATTTGACCAGGTATCGAGATTGGTCTCAatcaataccaatatgatatgaTCGACACGATttatccgataccaatacctaaaaccatgctcACCATAGACTTCAACCTCTCCTTTTATAGATAAAGCTAGAAGGGTCAAATTACCCTTTTACCCGTTAATggtccaaaatatatatatatatatatatataggtcaGGCATACGAATGggctaaggaaaaaaaattaattatttgtttaGTGTTTATCCTGAGGTTTAAAAACCACAATCTAATAAGAGATCTGCCTCCATTGATCTTGTATTGAATTGGATTAAAATTGGCAAAAACCCTTGAAAATAGAATTGGATAAAAGAATAaatatgtttgattttttttcagagttttttttttttttcaaaactatTGTAGATTTTGCTATAAGTCATAAGTTTtgttgattttcagttattttatcAAGAGTTAGAAGTGgaaatatgaaaattaaaatatattcaTAATAGATTAAAAAGAAGATTTAAGAATGAGAAATATTTGATGGAACATaagtattttggttttttttttttttttttttggcagaatcAATATCCCAGTGCCCGGAGGTGTTGGTTttacctataaaaaataaattcaaatagcTGTGTCTGTCTGAATCTCATAAAGAGTCAAGGTATTTTCTTTAGATCTAACTTactagatttgatttttatttattaattttaatgaATAATTTTAATCGAACGTTTCAATTTTGGCTGGAAAGATTTACGATCCCctaaaataaacacaactaGTGTGTGCATTCATAATAGATTAAAAAACGAAGGTTTAAGAATGAGACGTTTTTCATTCTACCAAACAATAAAAGAGTCAATTGACTACAACAAAATCACCTGATTGCGACAATTGTAATTGAATTCTTTGAACTATGTGTAGGTCATAACAAAAGTCAAATATTGATATAACGCATGTtaattcattttttaaaatgttttattactgaaatattaaaattttctcttattacatgagtaggggaaaaaaatcct is a genomic window of Macadamia integrifolia cultivar HAES 741 chromosome 13, SCU_Mint_v3, whole genome shotgun sequence containing:
- the LOC122059065 gene encoding uncharacterized protein LOC122059065, whose product is MRIFYWNIRGVRKAAASRALHIFLRDHSPDVVCIAEPMVDSFSFPARFFNRLGFMSEFIHNSRLEKVPNLWVVWKNSLARPVVVQSSEQMISVSMQWNGQRVVVSVIHASCFRAERRNLWVEMGIVAALFCPWVVLGDFNATLYSHEKRGPGRFNVGSAAEFQAMVDACDLISSPSQGSNFTWTNNRCRGHVAARLDRSFFNAQWLDVFGDCGQKVLHRSISDHAPILFSSAAIPKPRNAPFRLHRFWMKEESFVDLTFPNFDVALKDATAEVEEVQRTIDQIGMSDELYSREAEAKSKLLKAVEMHEKLWAEKARCNWAKLGDRNSKFFHLSVKVRRIKNSIRALKKQDGTMVSEPLQMAEYVSFFFENFHKADHCIDHMELLQVIPNEVNSEDSSILETIPAREEIKKVVWGLDPDSSPGPDGFPGAFFKQCWEIVGDDFCGAVIAFFRGGKLPNGVNNSFVTLIPKVEGAVSLDKFRPICMANFFCKVLSKIMAERLSCLLPRLVSDEQGAFQKGKIISSNIGLASELTNLLHTSVRGGGMGIKIDVQKAYDTLSWDFLFAVLKKFGFSDVWLAWIHEILVSSRISVLLNGGPVGFFGVEKGAKHVRCLREFLINYQEFSGQKISLEKSKGWQGKLLSMAGRAELIRSVILVKKITVKWEEICRPKEEGGLGIRRLRDVNCAVISKLVWQMKHEGSAFSSFLRARFVNEGGDLKKSYRASSVFKGIAKMWNFVSLSERWMVGTDFLAQMAAKKEASTSVVAWPPEVLDFMAEDAMGRSRFRFY